In the genome of Sciurus carolinensis chromosome 3, mSciCar1.2, whole genome shotgun sequence, one region contains:
- the Stradb gene encoding STE20-related kinase adapter protein beta — protein MSLLDCFCTSRTQVESLRAEKQSETSIHQYLVNEPTVSWSPPSTRAHEVICSTNVSHYELQVEIGRGFDNLTSVHLARHTPTGTLVTIKITNLENCTEERLKALQKAVILSHFFRHPNITTYWTVFTVGSWLWVISPFMAYGSASQLLRTYFPEGMSEALIRNILFGAVRGLNYLHQNGCIHRSIKASHILISGDGLVTLSGLSHLHSLVKHGQRHRAVFDFPQFSTSVQPWLSPELLRQDLHGYNVKSDIYSVGITACELASGQVPFQDMQRTQMLLQKLKGPPYSPLDISIFPQSDSRMKNSRSGVDSGIGESVLVSSGTHTVNSDRLHTPSSKTFSPAFFSLVQLCLQQDPEKRPSASSLLSHVFFKQMKEESQDSILSLLPPAYNKPSEAVPPVLPWTEPECDFPNEKDSYWEF, from the exons ATGTCTCTTCTG GATTGTTTCTGTACTTCACGAACACAAGTTGAATCACTCAGAGCTGAAAAACAATCTGAAACCAGTATCCATCAATACTTG GTCAATGAGCCAACTGTTTCCTGGTCGCCTCCATCTACTAGAGCCCATGAAGTGATATGTTCTACCAATGTTTCTCACTATGAACTGCAAGTAGAAATAG GAAGAGGATTTGACAACTTAACCTCTGTCCATCTTGCACGGCATACTCCTACAGGAACACTGGTGACTATAAAAATTACAAATCTGGAAAACTGCACTGAAGAACGCCTAAAAGCTTTGCAG AAAGCAGTGATTCTATCTCACTTTTTCCGGCACCCCAATATTACAACTTATTGGACAGTTTTCACTGTTGGCAGCTGGCTTTGGGTTATTTCTCCATTCATGGCTTATG GTTCAGCAAGTCAGCTCTTGAGGACCTACTTTCCTGAAGGAATGAGTGAAGCTTTAATAAGAAACATTCTCTTTGGAGCAGTGCGTGGGTTGAACTATCTGCACCAAAATGGCTGTATTCATAG GAGTATTAAAGCCAGCCACATCCTCATTTCTGGTGATGGCCTAGTGACCCTCTCTGGCCTGTCCCACCTGCATAGTTTGGTTAAGCACGGACAGAGGCATAGGGCTGTGTTTGATTTCCCACAGTTCAGCACATCAGTGCAGCCGTGGCTGAGCCCAGAACTACTGAGACAG GATTTACATGGATATAATGTGAAGTCAGATATTTACAGTGTTGGGATAACAGCATGTGAATTAGCCAGTGGGCAAGTACCTTTCCAGGACATGCAGAGAACTCAG atgCTGTTACAGAAACTGAAAGGTCCTCCATATAGTCCACTGGATATCAGTATTTTCCCACAGTCAGATTCCAGAATGAAGAATTCCCGATCAGGTGTAGACTCTGGGATTGGAGAGAGTGTACTTGTCTCCAGTGGAACTCACACAGTCAACAGTGATCGATTGCACACACCATCCTCAAAAACCTTCTCTCCTGCCTTCTTTAGCTTGGTACAGCTTTGTTTGCAGCAAGATCCTGAGAAAAG gcCATCAGCAAGCAGTTTATTATCCCATGTATTCTTCAAACAG ATGAAAGAAGAAAGCCAGGATTCAATACTCTCACTCCTGCCTCCTGCTTATAACAAGCCATCAGAAGCAGTACCTCCAGTGTTGCCATGGACTGAGCCAGAATGTGATTTTCCTAATGAAAAAGATTCATACTGGGAATTTTAG